A part of Vigna radiata var. radiata cultivar VC1973A chromosome 11, Vradiata_ver6, whole genome shotgun sequence genomic DNA contains:
- the LOC106777356 gene encoding transcription factor bHLH30 produces MKKELDDQGQCSSQPINNNNNNDIQSYQEHLLLQQQMHQQQQQQQNSDNIFGDSRGLMFPEVTPIMQPWSMPPVHSFNPGPVHYNNNTNPVRDHHDQTFIVPPTPSPYASFFSRRVPSLQFAYESPSSDHHHLRIISDTLGPMVQPGSAPFGLQAELGKMTAQEIMEAKALAASKSHSEAERRRRERINNHLAKLRSLLPNTTKTDKASLLAEVIQHVKELKRQTSLIAESSAVPTEADELTVDAADEDGKFVIKASLCCEDRSDLLPDLIKTLKALKLRTLKAEITSLGGRVKNVLVIAGDEESSNTNGEQSIQQQQQYCITSIQEALKAVMEKSGVGDESASGNVKRQRTNNINFLQQRSL; encoded by the exons ATGAAAAAGGAATTAGATGATCAAGGACAGTGTTCATCTCAACCaatcaacaacaataacaacaacgaTATTCAAAGCTACCAAGAGCACCTTCTCCTTCAACAACAGATGcatcagcagcagcagcagcaacaaAATAGTGACAACATCTTCGGGGATTCAAGAGGGTTAATGTTCCCTGAAGTTACTCCAATCATGCAACCGTGGTCCATGCCTCCTGTTCACTCATTCAACCCGGGTCCGGTTCACTACAACAATAACACCAACCCTGTCAGAGACCATCATGACCAAACGTTTATAGTCCCTCCCACACCTTCACCCTATGCGAGCTTCTTCAGCAGAAGGGTCCCTTCTCTTCAATTTGCATACGAGAGTCCTTCTTCTGATCACCACCATCTAAGGATCATATCTGACACCCTCGGACCTATGGTTCAACCCGGTTCAGCACCCTTTGGACTCCAAGCCGAGTTGGGAAAAATGACTGCTCAAGAAATCATGGAGGCTAAGGCTCTTGCTGCATCAAAGAGTCACAGTGAAGCAGAAAGAAGACGTAGAGAGAGAATCAACAACCATCTTGCCAAGCTTCGTAGTTTATTGCCCAACACTACCAAA ACAGATAAAGCTTCGCTGCTAGCAGAAGTGATTCAGCACGTGAAGGAGCTGAAGCGCCAAACCTCTCTGATAGCAGAAAGCAGTGCAGTGCCAACCGAGGCAGACGAGTTGACAGTAGATGCAGCAGACGAAGATGGAAAGTTTGTGATCAAAGCCTCACTGTGCTGTGAAGATAGGTCAGATCTCTTACCCGACCTCATAAAAACGTTGAAGGCCTTGAAGCTCAGAACCCTCAAGGCTGAGATCACATCGCTTGGTGGGCGTGTGAAGAACGTGTTGGTCATTGCCGGTGACGAAGAAAGTTCAAACACCAATGGAGAGCAAAGCATTCAGCAGCAACAACAATACTGTATTACCTCAATACAAGAAGCACTGAAGGCAGTGATGGAGAAGAGTGGTGTTGGAGATGAATCAGCTTCAGGGAATGTTAAGCGCCAAAGGactaataatatcaattttcttCAACAAAGGTCTTTGTAA